From the genome of Odocoileus virginianus isolate 20LAN1187 ecotype Illinois chromosome 16, Ovbor_1.2, whole genome shotgun sequence, one region includes:
- the LOC110149432 gene encoding large ribosomal subunit protein eL43-like → MAKRTKKVGIMGKYGTRYGASLRKMVKKIEISQHAKYTCSFCGKTKMKRRAVGIWHCGSCMKTVAGGAWTYNTTSAVTVKSAIRRLKELKDQ, encoded by the coding sequence ATGGCGAAACGCACCAAGAAGGTTGGAATCATGGGCAAATACGGGACCCGTTATGGTGCCTCCCTCAGGAAAATggtgaagaaaattgaaatcagccAGCACGCCAAGTATACCTGCTCCTTCTGTGGCAAAACCAAGATGAAGAGAAGAGCTGTGGGCATTTGGCACTGTGGTTCCTGCATGAAAACAGTAGCTGGTGGTGCCTGGACCTACAACACCACTTCTGCTGTCACAGTAAAGTCTGCCATCAGAAGACTGAAGGAATTGAAGGACCAGTAG